One window of the Rosa rugosa chromosome 3, drRosRugo1.1, whole genome shotgun sequence genome contains the following:
- the LOC133737294 gene encoding uncharacterized protein LOC133737294 has translation MKETKAKSIPMQLTSALWACKNVLLQRVGYQTANQEDCMNDAKLLSFDDASLETSTNKLITKLKEDGGLSLDVLENVLTSMSDLGQKTADAILDFKSKMIDMKDDSYKLVVMEYLSSSLELLDFFTELEKFLDSARRSHSHIEHAIEQCSSLGSKHRPGSEEAKMISNILSNIMASNVNDHSGEKLVEKAHCLLEKQKEMFSKCRIEQEKLGKDKKSNVWRKLLSRIFMVVKWLVLVVLGVILAYTPYNITSDGDGLSNVVGDLKIKAACFLDVSVITEIVDYWNSSHLEVCQDDFGLKNEAMNIIQEGALKERRFG, from the coding sequence ATGAAGGAAACGAAAGCAAAAAGTATCCCAATGCAACTAACTAGTGCTTTGTGGGCATGCAAGAACGTTTTACTGCAACGTGTAGGGTATCAGACAGCAAATCAGGAGGACTGCATGAATGATGCAAAGTTGCTGTCCTTCGATGATGCCAGCCTCGAAACCAGTACCAATAAGCTCATTACCAAACTTAAGGAGGATGGAGGTCTTTCCCTGGATGTTTTGGAGAATGTGCTGACAAGTATGTCTGATTTAGGGCAAAAAACTGCTGACGCGATCTTGGATTTCAAGAGTAAGATGATTGATATGAAGGACGATAGCTATAAGCTTGTGGTGATGGAATACTTGAGCAGCAGCCTGGAGCTGCTGGACTTCTTTACTGAATTGGAAAAGTTTCTAGACTCGGCTCGTCGGAGCCATTCACATATCGAACATGCGATTGAACAGTGTAGCAGCTTGGGGAGTAAACATAGACCAGGAAGCGAGGAGGCCAAGATGATTTCCAATATATTGAGTAACATTATGGCGTCTAATGTCAATGACCACTCTGGTGAAAAGTTGGTCGAAAAAGCTCATTGTTTGCTTGAGAAGCAGAAAGAAATGTTTTCCAAATGTCGCATTGAACAAGAGAAGCTTGGGAAGGATAAGAAGAGTAATGTTTGGAGGAAGCTCTTGAGTCGTATATTCATGGTTGTCAAGTGGCTCGTTCTCGTTGTTCTAGGGGTGATATTGGCCTATACGCCCTATAATATAACATCTGATGGAGATGGTTTGTCTAATGTGGTTGGAGATTTGAAAATCAAAGCAGCATGTTTCCTTGATGTCTCTGTTATAACAGAAATAGTAGATTACTGGAATAGCTCCCACCTTGAAGTATGTCAAGATGATTTTGGGCTGAAGAATGAAGCAATGAACATAATACAGGAAGGAGCTTTGAAAGAAAGAAGATTTGGCTAA
- the LOC133736652 gene encoding uncharacterized protein LOC133736652, whose amino-acid sequence MQFLMGLNESYTATRGQILLMNPLPSVRQAYSSVCQEEKQRLLSATNAITETNSSAAMAVRSNRPNNSTASTEIGRTDHTYNNPQDMRRFDQDKRRSGSFRGRPHCTYCGEMGHFIERCYQLNGYPPGHPKARSGSNSKSNRFKNAPAANQVSEGSSRDEGKSVVTTEISEAQIQHLLSLLKDKDGNTISHANAAVTKPGSGYEEDDWFG is encoded by the exons ATGCAGTTTCTAATGGGTCTAAATGAATCTTACACTGCTACTCGGGGACAAATACTATTGATGAATCCTCTCCCTTCAGTCCGCCAAGCCTATTCCTCTGTTtgtcaagaagaaaaacaaagactTCTTAGTGCCACCAATGCGATTACAGAGACCAACTCAAGTGCTGCCATGGCTGTACGAAGCAACAGGCCCAACAATTCCACTGCTTCAACCGAAATTGGAAGAACAGATCATACCTACAACAATCCACAGGACATGCGACGTTTTGACCAAGATAAGCGTCGCTCAGGTTCTTTCAGAGGGCGGCCTCACTGCACCTATTGTGGAGAGATGGGTCATTTTATTGAGAGATGTTATCAACTGAACGGATATCCTCCGGGTCACCCAAAAGCAAGATCGGGTTCTAACTCTAAATCGAACCGTTTCAAGAATGCTCCTGCAGCCAATCAAGTTTCTGAGGGTTCAAGCCGAGATGAAGGAAAGTCGGTGGTGACAACTGAAATTTCTGAAGCTCAAATACAGCATCTTTTGTCTCTTCTCAAGGACAAAGATGGAAATACAATTTCTCACGCAAATGCGGCAGTAACCAAACCAG GATCTGGATACGAGGAAGATGATTGGTTTGGGTAA